The DNA region GGCCGGAGGTGCCGATGCACACGCCGATGTTGCCGGCCTTGGCGCGGGTGTAGCCCTCGGCCATGTGGGAGGCGCCCTCGACGTGCCGGGCCAGGGTGTGCCTGATCCCGCCGGAGGCCTTGAGGGCGGCGTAGAAGGGGTTGATCGCGGCGCCCGGCACGCCGAAGGCGACGTCGACGCCTTCGAGCTTGAGGATCTCCACGGCCGCGCGGGCGGCTGTCATACGAGGCATCGGGTCTCTCCTGCGTCGGCCCGCAGTGGCTCGGAGGGCTCATCTCCTGAATTCCACCATACGGAAGAGCGGTTTCTGTATGTGGAAACACGGTAGGGTCGGGTCCGGCGGGGAGTCAAGGGGGACTTCAACAGAATGTGTAACGCCGGATCGCGACCTCCCGGACGGCCGTGGTTCGTACACCAGAACCGCGTTCGCGCCGGTGTACCCGGGGAAGCGGAGCCTCCGGCCCGGAAAGCGCACCCGCCGTGCAGTGCCGGTGAAGGGACGGTGCCCGAGGTCGGCCCGCCCCGCGGAGCTGGGTACCGTCGGTGCCACGCCGGGCCCGTGGCGTCCGACCGGGGCCGCGGCAGGGGGATCCCGGGCGCGCCGGAACGGGGGGACACCGTCGGCGGGCCCGTCCAGGACCGGCGCCCGGTCCGCCGCAGCCTCCGGTCGTGAGACGCACCTCCCGACCGCGCCGACCCGAGACCCGCCGCCTGCCGCCCGTCGCCCGTCGCCCGTCGCCCGTCGCCCGACACCCGTCGTCCGTTCGGACCCGGTGCCGTACCGCTGTCGCCTGCCGCGGTCAGCCCTCACCGCCGTCGTCCCACGCCCCATCCCGCCTCCCGCCTCCCGCCCCGCAACGGCGCGCCCGCAGCGGCGGGCGCGCGGAAGGAACGCCGCCATGCGCCGCACCCCTGCCCGACCCCCGGCGGTGACCGGGTGAACCGTCCGCCCCGCCGCCAGGGCCCGCCGGGCCGCCCCCGCAAGAACGCCCCGCCGGGCCGCCGCCGACCCCCGCTCGCCACGCTGCGCGCCGTCCCCTGGCGGCACGACCTGCCCGCCTCGCTGGTGGTGCTCCTGGTCGCGCTCCCGCTCTGCGTCGGGGTCGCCGTCGCCTCCGGCGTCCCGGCCGAACTCGGGCTGGTCACCGGCATCGTCGGCGGCCTGGTCGTCGGCCTGCTGCCCGGCAGCAGCCTCCAGGTCAGCGGGCCCGCCGCCGGACTGACCGTGCTGGTCGCCGAGGCCGTCCAGCGCTTCGGCATCGGCGCGCTCGGCCCGCTGGTGCTCGGCACCGGCCTGCTCCAGCTGGCGATGGGAGCGCTACGGCTCGGCCGCTGGTTCCGCGCGATGTCCGCCTCGGTGGTGCACGGCATGCTGGCCGGCATCGGACTGACCCTGGTGTCCGGCCAGCTGTACGCGCTCGCCGACCGCCGCGCCCCCGGCACCGGCCCGCAGAAGCTCGCCGGACTGCCCGCCCTGCTGACCGACGCGGCCACCGCCGCCGCCAACCCGAGCGCCGTCGCCCTCGGCCTGGGCACCCTGCTGGTGCTCGTCGGCTGGAAGCACCTACCGGCCCGGGCGGCCCGCAGCGTTCCCGCGCCGCTCGCCGTCGTCGGCCTCGCCGCCGCCGTCACCGCCGCGGCCGACCTGCCGGTCGCCCGGGTCCGGGTCGCCGGTCTGCTCGACGTCGTCCAGCTGCCCGAGCCCGCCACGCTCGGCGCCCTGGTCGGCACCGCCGGGCTCGGCACGGTCGTCGCCTTCACCCTGATCGCCTCCGCCGAGACGCTGTTCAGCGCCGCCGCCGTGGACCGGATGCACCACGGCCCGCGCACCGACTACGACCGCGAACTCACCGCCCAGGGCCTCGGCAACACCGTCTGCGGACTTCTCGGCGCCCTGCCGATGACCGCCGTGATCGTGCGCAGCGCCGCCAACGTCCAGGCGGGCGCCCGCACCAAGGCCGCGCGCTTCCTGCACGGGCTGTGGCTGCTGCTGTTCACCGCCCTGCTGCCCGGCGCGCTCGGCTTGGTCCCGCTCACCGCGCTGGCCGCGGTCCTGGTGCACGCCGGAGCCAAGCTGGTGCCGGTGCGCCGGATCGCCGCGCTGTGTCGCGGGCACCGCGGCGAGGCGTTGGTGCTGGGAGCGACAGCGGTCGCGATCGTCGCCACCGACCTGTTCGAGGGGGTGCTGATCGGCGTCGGCCTGGCCGTGGTCAAGTCCGCCTGGCAGACCTCCCACCTGCAGATCGCCGTGGAGGAGCTGGTGCTGACGAGTGGTCGGCCATTGCGCCGGGTACGGCTCAGCGGCAATGCCACCTTCCTGCGGCTGCCCCGGCTGCTGGACACCCTGGAACGGCTGCCCGGCGACCGGCCGGTGGAACTGGACTGGTCCGGGCTGCGCCACCTGGACCACGCCTGCACCCTGGCCCTCACCTCCTGGGCCGACCAGCACCGGGCTCGCGCCAGCGCCCCGCTGGCGGTGGAACCACCGCTGCCGACGGTCGTCTGAGGGTGGGTCGGGAGCCCCGATGCGGCGCTCAGGGCCGGCGGACCTGTGCCGGCAGCGAGAGCGAGGGCAGGTCCGCCGGCCTGCCGTCGTCATCCGTGGAGGTGCCGCCGGGGTAGCGGATGCACTCGGAGGACGCGCCGACGGCGAGCCGGTCGGTCGAGTCCGTGTAGCTGATGCCGATGGCGTAGGAGGCGGAACCGGGGGCGGTGTCCGGCGGGTTCAGCTGCAGCCGGAAGCCGTCGAACTCCTGGTAGGAGCCGACCGTCCAGCCCTGTTCGGTCAGGGCCTGGCGGGCCCGCTGGACTCCCTCCGCCGCCTGCTGGTGGGTGACTCCGCGGAGGGTGAAGCGCGCGGCGATCACGGCGGTGCGGGGTTCGAGGGGAGGACTGTCCGACAGGTCGCCTCCGAAGTGTGCCAGCCCGCGCCGGCGGCAGTTGCTCGGGCGGGCCTCGATGCCGGTGCCGACGTCCGGCTCCAGCACCGGCGCCTGCGGCAGGGCGAGGGCGTCGTAGGCGGTCACCGCCCGGTCGTTCAGGTGCCGGGCGGTGGCGGCCGGATCCGCCACCGGGAACGGATCCCCCTCCCAGGCCCGGCCGAGCCCCACCGCACCGAGCAGCACGGCGGCCGAGAGCACCGCGGCGGTGGACAGGACGGCCGCCTTGCGGCGCGGGGTGATCTGCTGCGAACTCTCCATGGCCCGCATCGTGCCGGGGGCCGTCGGGCCGCCGCATGAGTACGGGTACTCAACGGGCTGCGGGCCGATCCTCAGTGCAGGGCCTAGCCTGGCCGCGACCGGTGTCGTCGGGAGACAAGGAGCGCAGAACCGTGATCGCAGCATTTTCGGTGACCCCGTTGGGGATCGGCGAGGACGTGGGGGAGGCGGTGGCCGCGGCCGTCCGGGTGGTCCGGGCCAGCGGGCTGCCGAACCGCACGGACGCGATGTTCACCAGCATCGAGGGGGAGTGGGACGAGGTCATACCGGTGATCAAGGCGGCGATCGAGGCGGTGAAGGCGCACAGCAACCGGGTGAGTACGGTCATCAAGATCGATGACCGGGCCGGGGTCACCGACGGCCTCACCGCCAAGGTCGCCTCGGTCGAGCGGCACCTCGCGGACGGTTAGGGCCTCGGGGTCGGCGTGGGCCGCGCGGCGGCCGGTTCGGCCGGCCCACCAGCCCGGCCTCGCCGGCGGCGGGCTGCACCGTCGGCGCGGACCTGGTGCTGGACGGCGGCGTCACCGCCTGAGTCCGCCCGAAGCAGCCTCAACGGTCGTTCAGTGAACGGCCGTTGAGGCAACTCGCGATTACAGTGCGTCCAGCGCCTGTTCGGTGCGTGCCCGCGCGAACGCATAGTCGTCCGCCGCCACCAGCAGGACCAACCCCTCCGGCCCCGCGAACCAGCGGCAGCCGCGACCGAGCGCGGGCAACTCCACCAACCCGTCCGGAAGTTCCTCATCGGGCTCGAAGAAGAGGCTCAGCCCGTCGTCCTCCATCAGCTTCTCGCTCATCGCCATCACCGCCGCCGCCGTCGAGAAGCGCTCCTCCCAGGGCTCCCAGCGCTCCTGTGACTTGTCCGCGAGGTCCAGCCGTTCCACCGTCGGCGGGTCCTCCTGCGCCAGGTCGTCCAGCAGTACGCCCCAGCGCGCGCAGGCCTGGTTCTCCACCCGGTACACCAGCGCGCCGTCCAGCACGTAGAGCTCGTCCGGCGTCAGCAGCACGTCCTGGCAGCTGGTGAGGTCGGCCCGGCGCCCGAACAGCCGGTACGCCTCGCGCAGCGCCACCGGCAGCCGCAGCCCGAGCCGCTGCTCGGCCGCGTCCAGTTCGGCGTCGGTGAAACCGTCGTCCGGCGTCAGCGGCTCGCCCCAGTGCGCGGCGAAGCCCCGGACCAGGGCCCAGGCGCCCTCGCGGCCGCGCAGGGTTTCGGCCATCGCGGCCGGCATGTCGAAATCCGTGTCGTTCACCCGCGCACGGTACGACACCCCGCTGACATCGCCCCGGGTCCGAACCCTCGTCAGCGCACGACCGGCCGAATCTGACGCGAACGCGTAATCCCGAGGACACCGGTTGATCACCACGGGGTTTCCGCGCCGTCGTTCGGGCAAGACACGGTTTCGGCCGGAACCGACACACGAAAGGCGGACGCGCGACAGATGCCGACCGCACCGCACACCGCACGCCGGAACCGCTGGGGCGAGCACGGGCTCGCCTGGGCCTTCCTGCTGCCCTCCCTGGTGGTCTTCGCCCTGTTCATCGGCTATCCGTTGGGACGGACGATCTACCTGAGCGGGCACGCCAACGACCTCTTCGGCGCGCCCTCCCGCTACGTCGGGCTGAAGCACTACACCGACCTGCTGTCCTCGGCCGACTTCGGCCGGACGCTGGTCACCACGGGGCTGTTCACCCTGCTCACCGTGGTGCCCGGGGTGCTCGGCGCGCTGGTGCTGGTGCTGCTGCTGGAGAACCGGATCCGGGGCGTGCGGCTGCTGCGCTCGGCCTTCGCGCTGCCCTTCGCCTTCTCGGTGGCCAGTGCCTCGGTGGTCTTCGCGGTGTTCTTCAACCCCGCCAGCGGGGTGCTCAACGGCCTGCTGTCGCACGTCGGCCTCGGCCCGATCGGCTGGCTCACCGACTCCCGGTACGCGCTGGTCTCGGTGGCACTGACCACGGTCTGGATGAACCTCGGCTACAACGTGCTGGTGCTCTCGGCGGGCATCGGCTCGATCCCCGGCGAGATCGTCGAGGCGGCCCGCATCGACGGCGCCTCCGGCCTGCGGCTGGCCCGCTCGATCACCGTCCCGATGCTCGGCCCGAACCTGTTCTTCCTGACCGTGGTCTCCACCGTCCAGGCACTGCAGAGTTTCGGCCAGATCCACATCCTCACCAAGGGCGGGCCGGACGGCTCCACCCGGACCCTCGTCTACTCCGTCTACGAGAAGGCGTTCGCCTACAACTCCAGCGACTTCGGCACGGCGAGCGCCCAGGCCGTGGTGCTGCTGGTGGTCGTCCTCGCCTGTACGGGCGTCCAGTTCGGCGTCCTGGAGCGGAAGGTGCACTACGCATGAGCGTTCTCGCCACCGAAGTCGAGACGAAGAAGGCCGACGCGCCCCGCCCGCGCCCCCGGACCCTCGCCGGGCGCTCCCCGCGCGACCTGCTGGGCCGCGCCGTCGTCCACCTGCTGCTGGCCGTGGCCCTGGTCACCGTGGCCTTCCCGGTGTACTACGCGATCGCCGGTGCCTTCATGGGCCCCGCCGAACTCTCCTCCTACCCACCGGCGTTGGTGCCGCACTCGGTCACCGGGCGGAACTTCTCCGGCGCCGTGGACACCATCCCGCTGTTCCGGCAGTACGCCAACTCGGCGATCACCGCCACCGCGATCACCCTCGCCCAGCTGTTCACCTCGATCCTGGCCGCGTACGCCTTCGTCTTCCTGCCGCTGAAGGCGCGGGCGGTGGTGTTCGGGGTGTTCCTGGCCACGCTGATGGTCCCGTGGGAGGCCATCATCATCCCCAACTACCTGACGCTGTCGGACTGGGGCTTCGGCAACACCTACTTCGGCCTGGTCCTGCCGTTCCTCGCCTCCGGCTTCGGCACCTTCATGCTGCGCCAGGCCTTCCGGCAGCTGCCCGGCGAACTGCGCGACGCGGCCCGGATCGACGGCGCCGGCCACTGGCGCTTCCTGTGGCGGATCGTCGTCCCGCTGAACAAGCCGGCGCTGGCCGCGCTGTCGATCTACGTGTTCCTGTCCGCCTGGAACCAGTACTTCTGGCCGCTCATCATCACGCGCACGGCCGACATGCAGACCCTCCAGATCGGCCTCACCTCGCTGCGCGACTCCGAGATGGCCGACCCCGGCCTGATCCTGGCCGGAGTCGTGCTCTCCCTGTTGCCCACCCTCGCCCTGGTGGTCTTCGGTCAGCGCTTCATCGTCCGCGGCCTCACCGCGGGCGCCGTCCGCTGACCCACCCCGCTGACCCGTTCACGCCCGCCTCCCCTCCTCGGAAGAAAGAGAACCTCGTGAAGAAGAGTGCACGCGCGCTCGCGGCCCTGCTGGTGGCCGGCCTCTCCCTGACCGCCTGCGGCTCCGGCGACTCCGGCTCCGGCTCGGGCGGCTCCGCCGACGCGGGCGCCCCCGGGGCCCAGGCGCTCGACCAGGCCTCCGGCGTGACCACCGTCGAGTTCTGGCACTCGATGACCGGCAAGAACGCCGACGTGCTGAACGGGCTGGTCAGCCA from Kitasatospora cathayae includes:
- a CDS encoding MTH1187 family thiamine-binding protein, translating into MIAAFSVTPLGIGEDVGEAVAAAVRVVRASGLPNRTDAMFTSIEGEWDEVIPVIKAAIEAVKAHSNRVSTVIKIDDRAGVTDGLTAKVASVERHLADG
- a CDS encoding SulP family inorganic anion transporter, translating into MRAVPWRHDLPASLVVLLVALPLCVGVAVASGVPAELGLVTGIVGGLVVGLLPGSSLQVSGPAAGLTVLVAEAVQRFGIGALGPLVLGTGLLQLAMGALRLGRWFRAMSASVVHGMLAGIGLTLVSGQLYALADRRAPGTGPQKLAGLPALLTDAATAAANPSAVALGLGTLLVLVGWKHLPARAARSVPAPLAVVGLAAAVTAAADLPVARVRVAGLLDVVQLPEPATLGALVGTAGLGTVVAFTLIASAETLFSAAAVDRMHHGPRTDYDRELTAQGLGNTVCGLLGALPMTAVIVRSAANVQAGARTKAARFLHGLWLLLFTALLPGALGLVPLTALAAVLVHAGAKLVPVRRIAALCRGHRGEALVLGATAVAIVATDLFEGVLIGVGLAVVKSAWQTSHLQIAVEELVLTSGRPLRRVRLSGNATFLRLPRLLDTLERLPGDRPVELDWSGLRHLDHACTLALTSWADQHRARASAPLAVEPPLPTVV
- a CDS encoding carbohydrate ABC transporter permease, which codes for MSVLATEVETKKADAPRPRPRTLAGRSPRDLLGRAVVHLLLAVALVTVAFPVYYAIAGAFMGPAELSSYPPALVPHSVTGRNFSGAVDTIPLFRQYANSAITATAITLAQLFTSILAAYAFVFLPLKARAVVFGVFLATLMVPWEAIIIPNYLTLSDWGFGNTYFGLVLPFLASGFGTFMLRQAFRQLPGELRDAARIDGAGHWRFLWRIVVPLNKPALAALSIYVFLSAWNQYFWPLIITRTADMQTLQIGLTSLRDSEMADPGLILAGVVLSLLPTLALVVFGQRFIVRGLTAGAVR
- a CDS encoding carbohydrate ABC transporter permease, whose protein sequence is MPTAPHTARRNRWGEHGLAWAFLLPSLVVFALFIGYPLGRTIYLSGHANDLFGAPSRYVGLKHYTDLLSSADFGRTLVTTGLFTLLTVVPGVLGALVLVLLLENRIRGVRLLRSAFALPFAFSVASASVVFAVFFNPASGVLNGLLSHVGLGPIGWLTDSRYALVSVALTTVWMNLGYNVLVLSAGIGSIPGEIVEAARIDGASGLRLARSITVPMLGPNLFFLTVVSTVQALQSFGQIHILTKGGPDGSTRTLVYSVYEKAFAYNSSDFGTASAQAVVLLVVVLACTGVQFGVLERKVHYA
- a CDS encoding SMI1/KNR4 family protein, yielding MNDTDFDMPAAMAETLRGREGAWALVRGFAAHWGEPLTPDDGFTDAELDAAEQRLGLRLPVALREAYRLFGRRADLTSCQDVLLTPDELYVLDGALVYRVENQACARWGVLLDDLAQEDPPTVERLDLADKSQERWEPWEERFSTAAAVMAMSEKLMEDDGLSLFFEPDEELPDGLVELPALGRGCRWFAGPEGLVLLVAADDYAFARARTEQALDAL